Proteins from a single region of Desulfuromonas acetoxidans DSM 684:
- a CDS encoding SH3 domain-containing C40 family peptidase: protein MMELWKAGLRGLLVACACVLLSACSAPLPSTQPRDLQHIPQDPQAFVDSQHANQPLIPWIEQQHHAEAQRTRHYLPWHSPGPLSTTQRPFWAIDWINDQPVYDATLQALRPDQRQALSAKTRQHAYPSRHQPAITVHTCSARALPTHAPLFNNPQHPGQGFPFDQLQHAALPVNTPVLITHQSRDRAWVFVETAAVYGWVAADAVAEVNKEQIARIEACPLVGVVEDNHPVFDSDNQWRFSGRTGMLLPAVQQSSQEATLLIAVADEKHRARLCEATIATEAVASLPVPLTPANLAKVAKPMMGQPYDWGEQFGGRDCSATIRDLFAPFGLWLPRNSSQQAEVGTIIPLSELSPKQREQAILQQGIPFLTLIRLPGHIMLYVGEYQDRAVVLHTLWGLKTASLLGEDGRWHVGKTVLTTLQPGMEQDGLWQSIGDLRPRITQMSLPLHPTQSERED, encoded by the coding sequence ATGATGGAGTTGTGGAAAGCGGGCCTCCGTGGGCTGCTCGTTGCCTGCGCGTGCGTGCTGTTGTCCGCCTGCTCTGCGCCCCTGCCTTCAACACAGCCGCGTGACCTGCAGCACATCCCTCAGGATCCGCAGGCATTTGTCGATTCTCAACACGCTAACCAGCCACTGATTCCGTGGATTGAACAACAGCACCATGCCGAGGCTCAGCGCACCCGCCACTACCTGCCCTGGCACAGCCCTGGACCGTTATCGACCACCCAGCGACCGTTTTGGGCCATCGATTGGATCAATGATCAGCCGGTGTATGATGCAACACTGCAAGCGCTGCGCCCCGACCAACGTCAGGCGTTGTCTGCCAAGACCCGGCAACACGCCTATCCGAGTCGCCATCAGCCGGCCATCACGGTGCACACCTGCTCAGCGCGAGCATTGCCGACCCATGCGCCATTGTTCAACAACCCGCAACACCCCGGTCAGGGTTTTCCATTTGACCAGTTGCAACATGCTGCGTTACCTGTCAATACGCCGGTTTTAATCACCCACCAGTCCCGTGATCGGGCGTGGGTGTTCGTTGAAACAGCGGCGGTTTATGGTTGGGTTGCGGCGGACGCCGTAGCTGAGGTGAACAAAGAACAGATCGCCAGGATTGAGGCGTGCCCTCTGGTCGGCGTGGTTGAGGATAATCACCCGGTTTTCGATAGCGACAATCAGTGGCGTTTCAGCGGTCGCACCGGCATGCTGCTTCCTGCGGTACAGCAGTCTTCGCAAGAAGCGACCCTGTTGATTGCCGTTGCGGATGAAAAACACCGCGCACGCCTTTGTGAAGCGACCATTGCCACCGAAGCGGTTGCCTCGCTTCCCGTGCCACTGACCCCAGCCAATCTGGCCAAAGTGGCTAAACCAATGATGGGCCAACCCTATGACTGGGGTGAGCAATTTGGCGGCCGTGACTGCTCGGCAACCATTCGCGATCTGTTTGCGCCATTCGGCCTCTGGCTGCCGCGCAATTCGTCACAACAAGCTGAAGTCGGCACCATCATTCCGTTATCCGAACTCAGCCCAAAGCAGCGTGAGCAGGCGATTTTACAGCAGGGCATTCCTTTCCTCACCCTGATCCGCCTGCCCGGTCATATCATGCTGTATGTCGGAGAGTATCAAGATCGCGCCGTGGTACTGCACACCTTGTGGGGATTAAAAACGGCCTCCCTGCTGGGCGAGGACGGCCGCTGGCATGTGGGCAAAACCGTGCTCACCACCCTGCAACCCGGTATGGAGCAGGACGGTCTGTGGCAGTCCATCGGCGATCTTCGCCCCCGAATCACCCAGATGAGCCTTCCATTGCACCCCACCCAATCTGAGCGAGAGGACTGA
- a CDS encoding tyrosine-type recombinase/integrase, with protein sequence MDWGWLKFRPAKIERLKEDNDKIAYLAVDQVKRLVEEARLDRDPRMYPFVMIAAGTAMRKMEVLSIRKEHIDFERLLILVPKAKAGMREQPITKQLAAFLRWYVNTLPDNTPWLFPFSTSRTGHSVEVRNSFRRVVAAAGLDPDVIVRHTLRHTAITHLVQAGVDLPTVKRISGHKTLIMVERYAHQNGEPIQAAMDVLDDRYGELG encoded by the coding sequence GTGGATTGGGGCTGGCTAAAGTTTCGTCCCGCCAAGATTGAGAGGCTTAAAGAGGACAATGACAAGATAGCCTACCTTGCAGTAGATCAGGTGAAACGCTTGGTGGAGGAGGCGAGGCTTGATCGGGACCCCCGCATGTATCCGTTTGTTATGATTGCTGCAGGGACTGCCATGCGTAAGATGGAGGTCCTGTCGATTCGCAAAGAACATATTGATTTCGAGCGATTGTTGATACTGGTGCCGAAAGCCAAAGCTGGGATGCGAGAGCAGCCGATCACGAAGCAACTAGCAGCTTTCCTGCGTTGGTATGTCAATACGCTACCAGATAACACTCCTTGGTTGTTCCCGTTCTCTACTTCTAGGACTGGTCACAGTGTTGAGGTTAGAAATTCATTTCGGCGAGTGGTGGCGGCTGCGGGACTGGACCCGGATGTCATTGTTCGTCACACTCTTAGGCATACTGCTATTACACACTTAGTTCAGGCTGGTGTAGACCTGCCAACTGTTAAACGTATCAGTGGCCACAAGACCTTGATTATGGTCGAGCGGTACGCTCACCAGAACGGTGAA
- a CDS encoding restriction endonuclease subunit S yields the protein MKRVDDLFNVAYGHKLDMNKMQQTCKENGIAFVGRRGNNQGVSGYVEALPDITPFPAGMITVALGGSYLLSSFVQQRPFYTAQNVAVLTPLDDTMSLNKRIYYATCIRFNRFRYSAFGREANRTISSVLIPSTVPTWVETAVIPSHEGLAESAAEACALCDPTKWSKFTIGSLFDVIKGKRLTKAQRRPGMVRFIGASEKNNGVTDLNDLLPTFPGGQLTVAYNGSVGWAFYQDKPFFACDDINVLDPKEPISKWALLFVATVLKHERTRYTYGYKWTKERMTMTPIRLPATDSGKPDWPYMESYMRGLSYSAAIELVHSKEPKSISN from the coding sequence ATGAAACGTGTAGACGATTTATTCAATGTCGCCTACGGGCACAAACTTGACATGAACAAGATGCAACAAACCTGCAAAGAAAATGGCATTGCCTTTGTTGGTCGTCGAGGAAACAATCAGGGAGTGTCAGGTTATGTTGAAGCATTACCTGATATAACTCCTTTCCCTGCGGGGATGATTACGGTTGCGTTGGGCGGTTCCTATTTACTCTCATCTTTCGTACAGCAGCGACCATTTTACACTGCCCAGAATGTAGCAGTTCTGACACCACTAGATGACACGATGTCGCTGAACAAACGCATTTACTATGCAACATGTATCAGATTCAACAGATTCAGATACTCAGCATTCGGCCGAGAAGCCAATAGAACTATTAGCTCGGTACTCATCCCATCAACGGTCCCTACATGGGTCGAAACAGCCGTAATACCAAGTCATGAAGGTTTAGCAGAGTCAGCAGCAGAAGCTTGTGCCTTATGTGACCCAACTAAGTGGTCAAAATTCACAATTGGTTCACTGTTCGATGTCATCAAAGGCAAGCGATTAACCAAAGCACAGAGACGACCGGGAATGGTCAGATTCATAGGGGCTTCTGAAAAAAATAATGGGGTAACTGATCTGAATGACTTGTTACCAACGTTTCCGGGGGGGCAATTAACTGTCGCCTATAATGGTTCTGTCGGCTGGGCTTTCTATCAAGACAAACCTTTTTTTGCATGTGATGATATAAACGTGCTTGACCCTAAAGAGCCAATATCAAAATGGGCTTTACTCTTCGTAGCTACCGTACTTAAACATGAGAGGACACGCTATACCTACGGGTACAAGTGGACAAAAGAACGCATGACTATGACCCCCATACGTCTACCAGCAACGGACAGTGGGAAGCCTGATTGGCCTTACATGGAAAGCTACATGCGGGGGCTTTCATATAGTGCTGCTATCGAACTAGTCCATTCAAAAGAACCTAAGTCCATAAGCAACTGA
- a CDS encoding HDOD domain-containing protein yields the protein MIDSTPESPAIGSRVLTIPHILLKVIRLFEQPDIDFDSLADTIRQDPVITARIIKLANSVYFRQWSEVTQLKQLLVVLGLDTVRQITLLSATEQIFSQVEPQLSRPVAIMWYRSLFCAQLSAELADLIGHTPKEEAYLTGLLHRLGQLSLLCGHPQQYQEQIDITHPLEQVETLERHLFQTTSTAWVSQEMRQWPLHSFMCDAVAFQTLPVEQLTDATPLVRLQALGRLLCDTTEDNLGVARAANLLFGLNADVVQQLRQRVKEKTDAMVHSLTGVETGDGADGAECFISSHDHFQQLLRQQVQQHSVTNVLNSGTAPENKSAAFTRLRRDLHLLFGLDHLCLLKAEGDHLQGYDDRGCNPQLASITLPLDNSTSLAVQTFHHGETLSSLGLSHQSWSVADHQLHHLMDAKALCFIPLPHRSQPAFIAVVRITQAQWQDLQSRKSFLATAAQSAGESLLQIQSHTQQAQQQRQMEEEERHLQLRSAAHEINNPLSIINNYLFMLSQKLDDDPDATAQMTIIQEEMARVGTLVSGLKHLMAPEQTPETSDVVDVTELIEKLHVLLTQSMYKPRQQTLHLELDRSLPPVQCCDSSLKQILVNLLKNAAEALPPEGEVWLTTRDNLHKNGQHFFEIDLRDNGPGLPDEVFSQLFQPVASSKQGHSGLGLSIVKKLVDHLKGEISCSTSASGTRFQLLIPRALPERSEQSHA from the coding sequence ATGATTGATTCGACACCAGAATCTCCGGCAATCGGCAGCCGAGTTCTAACAATTCCGCATATCCTTCTAAAAGTCATCCGACTGTTTGAACAGCCGGATATTGACTTTGACTCGCTGGCCGACACCATCCGCCAGGATCCGGTGATCACAGCACGCATCATCAAACTGGCCAACAGCGTCTATTTTCGCCAATGGTCTGAAGTCACTCAGCTCAAACAGTTGCTGGTGGTTCTCGGCCTGGACACCGTTCGCCAGATTACGCTGCTGTCGGCAACGGAACAGATTTTCAGCCAGGTTGAGCCTCAATTATCGCGACCGGTTGCCATCATGTGGTACCGGTCGCTTTTTTGTGCCCAGTTAAGTGCAGAGCTGGCCGATCTTATTGGTCACACACCCAAAGAAGAAGCCTACCTCACCGGGCTTCTGCACCGCCTCGGTCAATTATCTCTGCTGTGTGGTCATCCGCAGCAGTATCAGGAACAGATCGATATCACGCACCCTCTGGAACAGGTAGAAACACTGGAACGCCACCTGTTCCAGACAACGTCAACCGCCTGGGTGTCACAAGAGATGCGCCAATGGCCACTGCACTCCTTTATGTGCGATGCCGTCGCTTTTCAGACTCTGCCGGTCGAACAGCTCACCGATGCCACCCCTCTGGTACGGCTGCAGGCGCTGGGACGTCTGCTGTGCGATACCACAGAGGATAATCTGGGCGTGGCGCGTGCCGCTAACTTGCTGTTTGGTCTCAATGCCGATGTGGTTCAGCAGCTGCGTCAGCGGGTCAAAGAAAAAACAGACGCCATGGTCCATAGCCTGACAGGGGTTGAGACCGGTGACGGTGCGGACGGAGCGGAATGCTTCATATCAAGTCATGATCATTTCCAACAGTTGTTACGCCAGCAGGTGCAACAGCACTCTGTCACCAACGTTCTCAACAGTGGCACAGCTCCTGAGAACAAATCCGCAGCATTCACCCGGCTACGCCGCGATCTCCATCTGCTGTTCGGCCTGGATCATTTGTGCCTGCTCAAAGCTGAAGGCGACCATCTGCAGGGATACGATGATCGTGGCTGTAATCCACAACTGGCCAGCATTACGCTACCGCTGGACAATTCGACCAGCCTGGCAGTTCAGACCTTTCACCACGGCGAAACCCTGAGCAGTTTAGGGCTTTCGCACCAAAGCTGGTCTGTTGCCGATCATCAACTTCATCACCTGATGGACGCTAAGGCCTTATGTTTTATCCCGTTACCACATAGAAGCCAGCCAGCATTTATCGCGGTTGTGCGGATCACGCAGGCACAATGGCAGGATCTTCAGTCACGAAAATCATTTCTGGCTACGGCCGCTCAATCTGCCGGAGAAAGTTTGCTGCAGATTCAGTCTCACACCCAACAGGCCCAACAACAGCGGCAGATGGAAGAAGAGGAACGCCATCTGCAACTGCGTTCCGCTGCCCATGAAATCAACAATCCCTTGTCGATCATCAACAATTACCTCTTTATGCTGTCGCAAAAACTGGATGACGATCCAGATGCCACAGCTCAAATGACCATCATTCAGGAAGAGATGGCACGGGTCGGCACCCTGGTCAGCGGCCTGAAACATCTCATGGCTCCTGAGCAGACACCAGAGACCTCTGATGTCGTGGACGTCACCGAGCTGATCGAGAAACTTCACGTCCTGCTAACACAATCGATGTACAAACCACGGCAACAGACACTTCATCTGGAACTGGACCGCTCGTTGCCACCTGTTCAATGCTGCGACAGCAGTCTCAAACAAATTCTGGTCAATTTGTTGAAAAACGCGGCTGAAGCACTGCCGCCTGAAGGGGAAGTCTGGCTGACCACACGGGATAATCTGCATAAAAACGGTCAGCACTTTTTTGAGATCGATCTTCGCGATAACGGTCCAGGCTTGCCCGATGAGGTGTTTAGTCAACTGTTTCAGCCGGTGGCCAGCAGCAAACAAGGACATTCCGGCCTTGGATTGAGCATCGTCAAAAAGCTCGTCGATCACCTTAAGGGAGAAATCAGTTGCTCCACATCGGCCAGCGGTACCCGGTTCCAACTGCTCATCCCCCGAGCACTGCCAGAAAGGAGTGAACAGAGCCATGCCTAA
- a CDS encoding EAL domain-containing protein, whose product MPNFSLPDQSVLFPEVFSPSSSLHNAMPISILVIDDEQRARQSVCDLLKPLGHRLVQAESVSEAVKWLEMDNFSLALVDLNLPDGTGHDIMRYIQDHQITTRLIVVSGESSFDHATQSLRNGACDFLRKPYLPTTLLESVSTEIAKVQTQHRYHQIQDELKGSEALHRFIVNNSPDIIYMLDQEGRFSFVNKRVQLLLGYSDKNLIGQHYSSIVYGDDIEKAQFVFNERRTGDRASHAVELRLLNRHNKEIRFVEARSLSVELTSMGVYRSGSGEHEEFIGTYGVIRDITERKRSEALQHYHQYHDHLTDLPNRTLFHDRLHMALAQARRNSHNLAVLFLDIDRFRMINDSLGHLAGDKILQRITQRLSTNLREEDTLARIGSDEFLLLLPNIKTSQDAITIAEKINQSCSVPMSYQEQDLRLTFSIGIATFPEDGTTREELIRCAELAKCQVKQNGRHGCLLYQPQYQHQQVSALEMETAIRQGLQQDQFELYYQPQVDPVAQRVVGLEALIRWNHPQQGLLNPSLFIPVAEQSSLICELGQWAVDRACRDARLLEERSLTGLKIAVNVSIQQFERPSFAKNVLESVSLHGLESNHLEIEITESNIMKNMDRGANLLTSLAEHGIGVAIDDFGTGYSSLSYLQTLPVSKVKIDRSFICNLSGEKNGLPIVIAVLNLAAALNIHCVAEGVENEQQKQILQDAGCRLIQGFYYSSPLSFAQLIPYLKQSKNGRLIHQEQMREVTQP is encoded by the coding sequence ATGCCTAATTTTTCGCTACCGGACCAATCGGTACTCTTTCCTGAAGTGTTTTCCCCTTCATCGTCGTTGCACAACGCGATGCCGATCTCAATCCTGGTGATTGACGACGAACAACGTGCCCGGCAAAGCGTCTGCGACCTGCTTAAACCCCTTGGCCATCGCCTGGTTCAGGCCGAATCGGTCTCTGAGGCCGTCAAATGGCTTGAAATGGACAACTTCTCGCTGGCTCTAGTCGACCTCAACCTGCCGGACGGAACCGGGCATGACATCATGCGCTATATCCAGGACCATCAGATCACCACCCGGCTGATTGTTGTCAGTGGCGAATCGAGCTTTGACCATGCCACCCAATCATTGCGCAACGGTGCCTGCGATTTTCTGCGCAAGCCGTATCTGCCGACAACCCTACTGGAAAGTGTCTCCACCGAAATCGCCAAGGTACAAACCCAACACCGCTACCACCAGATTCAGGATGAACTTAAAGGATCCGAAGCCCTGCATCGCTTTATCGTCAACAATTCACCGGATATCATCTACATGCTTGATCAGGAGGGACGCTTTTCGTTTGTCAACAAACGCGTTCAGTTGCTGCTTGGCTACAGCGATAAAAATCTGATTGGTCAGCATTATTCCTCGATTGTCTATGGCGATGATATTGAGAAGGCGCAATTCGTTTTCAATGAGCGCCGCACCGGCGACCGCGCCTCCCATGCGGTGGAACTACGCCTGCTCAATCGCCACAACAAGGAGATCCGCTTTGTCGAGGCGCGCAGTCTGTCGGTGGAATTGACCTCTATGGGGGTCTACCGCTCCGGCAGCGGAGAGCATGAAGAGTTCATCGGCACCTACGGTGTCATTCGTGACATTACCGAACGTAAGCGCTCCGAAGCGTTGCAACACTATCACCAATACCACGATCACCTCACGGATCTGCCCAACCGCACCCTGTTCCATGACCGCCTGCACATGGCTCTGGCCCAGGCACGCCGCAACAGCCATAACCTGGCGGTGCTGTTTCTTGACATTGATCGCTTCAGAATGATCAACGACAGTCTGGGACACCTGGCTGGCGATAAGATCCTCCAACGGATTACCCAGCGTCTGAGCACCAACCTGCGCGAAGAAGACACCCTGGCCCGCATCGGCAGCGATGAATTTTTGCTGCTGTTGCCCAACATCAAAACCTCTCAGGACGCCATTACGATTGCTGAAAAAATCAATCAAAGCTGTTCGGTCCCCATGAGCTATCAGGAGCAGGATCTGAGACTGACATTCAGCATTGGCATTGCCACGTTCCCCGAAGACGGCACCACCAGAGAAGAACTGATCCGTTGCGCGGAACTCGCCAAGTGCCAGGTTAAGCAAAATGGTCGTCACGGCTGTCTTCTTTACCAACCCCAGTACCAACATCAGCAGGTTTCGGCTCTTGAAATGGAAACCGCCATTCGTCAGGGCCTGCAACAGGACCAGTTCGAACTCTACTACCAGCCACAAGTGGATCCCGTCGCCCAACGGGTGGTCGGCCTTGAAGCTCTGATCCGTTGGAATCATCCACAACAAGGGCTGCTCAATCCATCCTTGTTTATTCCGGTTGCCGAGCAGAGTAGTTTGATTTGTGAGCTGGGACAATGGGCTGTTGACCGGGCCTGCCGTGATGCCCGTCTGCTTGAGGAACGCTCGCTCACAGGATTAAAAATTGCCGTCAATGTCTCCATTCAACAGTTTGAACGCCCCAGTTTTGCCAAAAATGTTCTCGAAAGCGTTTCCCTCCACGGGCTGGAAAGCAACCATTTGGAAATCGAGATCACAGAAAGCAACATCATGAAAAATATGGATCGCGGTGCCAACCTGCTCACCAGTCTGGCCGAACATGGCATCGGTGTGGCCATTGACGACTTCGGCACCGGTTATTCATCGCTGAGTTATCTGCAGACCCTGCCGGTTTCAAAGGTAAAAATCGACCGTTCTTTTATCTGCAACCTGTCGGGGGAGAAAAACGGCTTGCCCATTGTCATTGCCGTACTCAATCTGGCCGCCGCCCTTAACATCCACTGCGTTGCCGAGGGGGTGGAAAACGAACAACAAAAACAGATTTTACAAGACGCCGGTTGCCGCCTGATTCAGGGGTTTTATTACAGCAGTCCGCTATCGTTCGCCCAATTGATCCCCTATCTCAAGCAGAGTAAAAACGGTCGATTGATTCATCAGGAGCAAATGCGCGAGGTGACACAGCCGTGA